The DNA segment TCTGGAAGTGGAGGGCAAGATTTATTAAATGCTTTAAGAAGTCAATTTACAAGACTTGGAGCAGTTGTAATGCCAAGAGAAATAATAGCAACTTATGAAAAAAAATGTAAGGAAGATAGTTTAGAACGAATTTTAGAACAATTTGAAACTCTAATTAAGGAGTAAAAATGCTAAGAAAATTACCAAAAGAAAATATGGGAACATCTAATCTTGGTTGGTTAGAGAGTCGTTTTCATTTTAGTTTTGCAGAGTATAGAAATCCAAACAATATAAATTTTGGAGTTTTAAGAGTTTTAAATGATGATATTGTTCACCCAAGAAGTGGATTTGATACTCATCCTCATGCAAATATGGAAATTATTTCTTATGTTATAAATGGTGAGATTACTCACAAAGATTCTATGGGAAATAGTGAGACTTTAAAAAGAGGTGAAGTTCAATATCTAAGTGCTGGTGATGGTATTTATCATAGTGAACATAATCTTCATGAAAGTGATGATTTAAGACTTTTGCAAATATGGATTATTCCACCAAAAAGTGGACTTCCAAGACTTTATGGTTCTTTTAAATTTGAAGAAAATGAAAGAGAAAATAAATTATTAAATATTGTATCTTCTTTGAATGGTGATAGCAAAATAAAAATCTATCAAGATATAAATATTTATGTTAGCGAATTTGATAAAAAACTTGAATATAAAATAGAAAAAAATAGGCAAGTATATTTTGTACAAATTGAAGGAAAAGCTGAAATAAATGGTACTATTTTAGAAAATGGTGATGCTATGGAAATAGTTGATGTTGATAAATTAACTATAAATCCAATCGTAAAAAGTCATATTTTATTTATTGAAATGGAAAAGAAATAAGTCTATAAATAAAAATAAACTATACTACGATTAAAAAATATAGTATAGGTTAGCTTATGAGTACAAAAATACTCCTAAATGGAGCAGGAAGAATTGGAAAAGCTGTTTTAAAACAGCTTTTAGAAAATAAAGATTTTGAAGTTGTTGCTATAAATGAAATAAATCCATATATTGAAAATATAGTTTATTCAATAAACTATGATTCAACTTATGGTAAATTAGAAGATAAATTTAAAATTATTGAAGATAATTATATTCAAAACTCTAAATCAAAAATAAAAATCACACATTTCGATTCTTTAGATAAAATTGACCTAAAGAATGTAGATATTATAATTGATTGCAGTGGGAAAAAAGAAGATGCAAAACTTTTAGAGAAACTTCCCGTAAAAGCTATATTTTTAACTCATCCAAATAAAAATGCTCATATAAATCTAATTTTAGGAGCAAATGAAGAGAAACTTGATATAGATCTTCATAAAATAATTTCAACAAGTTCATGTAATGCTACATCTTTACTTCCTGCTTTAAAACTAATTGATGATAAAAAAGAGATAATTTGTGGTGATATAGTAACCATTCATCCACTACTTAATCACCAAAGAGTTCTTGATGGTAACTATGTTGGAAGTGCAACTAGAGATGTTGATTTGAATTTTGAATTTGGAAGAAGTTCAACTCAAAATATAATTCCAAGTCGTACTACAACAATAAAAGCGTGTTCTTATGTACTTTCTAAATTTAATAGTGAATTGATATCTTCAAACTCTTTGCGAGTTCCAACAGATACAGTTGGAGCTATAAATGTGACTTTATTTACAAAACAAACTTCAACAAAAGATGAAATAACAAAACTTTTTTTAGATTTTGAAAAAAATCAGAAATTTCCTATTGTTTTAAATAACTTTGAACCATTAGTTTCAAGTGATTTTAAAAAAGAGAAATATACAACGATAATTGACCATAGATATTTAGAGGTTAAAAATAATATGATAAAACTTCTTTTATGGTATGACAATGAGTGGGGATATGCTTCAAAAGTTGTTGAGATTTTAAAATATTATGAAGAGATAAAAAAAGGGTGAGTTTTTATACTCACCCTTTTTTAATTGATTAAATTTATCTTAGATAAATTCTACTTTTCTTTCACCTGATTTTAGTTCACCAATTATATATCCATCAGTATTAGCTAAAATCGCATCTACATTTGAAGGATTTACTACAAGTACCATTCCAACACCCATATTAAATGTTCTATACATCTCTTCAAGTTCTACGTGTTTACTCATAAATTCAAAGATTGGTAAAACTTTGATTTTACTTCTTTCAACAACTGCTGTTAAATTTTCAGGTAAAACCCTTGGTAAATTCTCAGTAATTCCACCACCAGTGATATGTGCTAAAGCATTGATTTTATCTTTATTAGCTTTGAACTCTTTTACATAAATTCTTGTTGGCTCTAATAAAACGTCTTTTAGTTTTTTACCTTGGAAATCATCTTCTAAACTCATTCCTAATTTTTCTAAAAGCAGTTTTCTAACTAATGAAAAACCATTTGAGTGAACACCTGAACTTGGAAGTGCTATCAAGATATCTCCAGCTTTTACTTTTGAAATTCTATCAAGCTCATCTTTTTCTGCAATTCCTACACAAAAACCAGCTAAATCGAAATCACCTTCTTTGTACATACCTGGCATTTCAGCAGTTTCACCACCAACTAGCGCACATTCGCTTCTTATACAACCTTCTGCAATTCCTTTTACTACTTGTGTAGCTTCGTTAACATCAAGTTTTGCAGTTGCATAATAATCTAGGAAAAATAATGGTTCTCCAAAGTTACAAAGTAAATCATTTGAACACATAGCAACTAAGTCAATTCCAACAGTATCAAATTTTTTTGCATCAATTGCAAGTTTTAACTTAGTTCCAACACCATCTGTTCCAGATAAAATTACAGGTTTTTTGTAACCACTTGGTAACTCAAATGCTCCTGCAAAAGAACCAATTCCACCTAAAACTCCTGGAATTACTGTTGATTTAACATATGGTTTGATATTTTCTACGAATTGATTTCCCGCATCTATATCAACACCTGCATCTTTGTAACTAACTGTTGCCATTATTCACCTTTTTGTATCTATATTTTACAAATCTTGCGATTACTTTAAAAATTTTTGGGTATTATAGCAAAATATTTATAAATTTTAAGGACTATATATAATGAAACATAATAACGCATTTAATGAAATGATGGTACATATACCACTTTGTACACATAAAGAAGCTTTAAAAGTTCTAGTAATTGGAACAATTAATGATAATTTGAAAATAGAAGCTTCAAAACATAACAAAATTTCAAGTATTGAATTTGGAGATTTAGCATTTTTAAAATCACACAATGAAAAAAACATTGATGTTATAATTTTAACAGATGTAAAAATTGATGAACTATTACTTGCAAATATTGAAAGAATATTAAAAGATGATGGACTTATATCTTTTGCTACAAAATCTTTTTCAGAAGATGAAGAACAACTATTTAGTGATTTAAAACTTGTTGGTTCAAAATTTTGGATAGCTATGCCATTTAAGTTTGGACATAATACTTCAATCATTGCATCAAAAAAATATCATCCAACTGCAGACTTAAATCTTCAAAGAGCTGATTTACTTGATGATTTACAATATTATTCAGCAGAGATTCATAATGCTTCTTTTGTATTCCCAGCAGGAGAGTACAAAGCTTTAACTGGAATTGCAAAAAGATAAATTTTAAATTTAAATAAATCATTATTGTAGTAAAATCCAAACTATGAGTAATGATTTATTTAAAAATGCTATCGCCTTAACAGGTGGAATTTCAACTGGTAAAAGTACAGTTTGTAATCTTTTGAAACTTCATGGGTTTCTAACTATTGATGCTGATAAAATCGCACATAAACTTTTAGACGAAAATTCTTCAAAAATAGAAGAGATGTTTGGAAAAGAGTATGTTGAAAATGGAAAAGTTTTAAGAAAAGAACTTGGAAAAATCATTTTTTCAAATGAGGAAAACAAGTTAAAACTTGAGGCTCTACTTCACCCTTTAATCAAAGAAGAGATTATTAAAGAGTCAAAAATATATGAAGAACAAAATAAACCATATTTTGTAGATATTCCACTTTTTTTTGAAAAAATGCATTATCCAATTTCTAAATCTTTAGTTATTTATACTCCAAAAGAGTTACAAATACAACGGCTTATGAAAAGAGATAATATAGATGAAAAAGAGGCAAAACTAAAAATCTCAAATCAAATGGATATTGAAGAGAAAAAAAAGCTTGCTGACATGGTAATAGATAATTCAAAAGATTTAAAACATTTACAAAATGAAGTTGAAAGAGTAATTGGAGAGATTATATGACATACACAAAATATAGTGCAAGTGGGAATGATTTTATCATTTCACACTCATTTATTGAAAAAGATTATAAAGCTGAAGCAATAAAATTATGTAATAGAACTGAAGGTATTGGAGCAGATGGTTTTGTAGTTTTAGTTCCAACAAATGAAGCAGACTTCAAATGGTTATTTTATAATAGCGATGGAAGTGATGCTTCTATGTGTGGAAATGCAACAAGAGCAGTAACTCATTATGCTTATACAAATGGTTTAATAACTAAAAATCAAGCAAGATTTTTAACTGGTGCTGGAATTATAAAAGCTATTGTTGAAAATGATATTGTTGAAACTCAATTAACTAAAGCAAAAGTTATAAATGAAGAGTTTAGTGAAGATGGATTTATTTGGCATTTAGTGGATACTGGAGTTCCTCATCTTGTAACAATAGTTGATGACTTAAATCTTTATAACCATGAGTTATGTGCAAAAATGAGATATAAATATAATGCAAATGTTAATTTTGCAAAAATAGAAAATAAAACAATAAAAGTACGAACTTATGAAAGAGGAGTTGAAGGTGAAACTCTAGCTTGTGGAACAGGAATGGCAGCAAGTTTTCTAAGAGCGAATAGCTTAAAACTGGTAAATGATATTACTTTTGTTTATCCAAAAAGTGGCGAAGAATTAACTTTATCAATCAAAGATAATACAATTTATTTCAAAGGTGCTGTAAAAAAAGTTTTTACGGTTACTCTTTAACAATTTATAATAAAAAGGAAAAATATGAAATTTACAGCACCTTTAAAGTATGACTCTATAAAAATTATGCTTCTTGGAAGTGGAGAACTTGGAAAAGAAGTAATAATTGAAGCTCAAAGATTAGGAATAGAAACAATAGCAGTTGATAGTTACAACAACGCACCAGCTCAACTTGTAGCAAATAAATCATATACAATAAATATGAAAGATAAAAATCAACTTCTTGATATTATAAGAAGAGAAAAACCAACTTATATTCTTCCTGAAGTTGAAGCTATAAATATTCAAGCTTTATTTGATGCTGAAAAAGAGGGATTTCATGTAATTCCAAATGCTGATGCAGTTAATAAAACTATGAATAGAAAAAATATCAGAGAGTTTGCAGCAGAACAACTAAAACTTCCAACAAGTAAATATAAATTTGTAACAACTTTTGAAGCTTTAAAAGAAGCTGCAAGTGTTATTGGATTTCCTTGTGTTATTAAACCTGTTATGAGTTCTTCTGGTCATGGGCAAAGTGTTGCAAGAAGTGAAGCTGATTTAGAAAAATCATGGGAAATGGCAAAAGAAGCTAGAGGTGATGCTAGTGAATTAATCGTTGAAGAGTTTATCACTTTTGATTATGAAATTACAATGTTAACTGTTAGAAATGGAAAAGATACAGTATTTTGTGAACCAATTGGACATATCCAAAAAGATGGTGACTATATCTTCTCATGGCAACCAATGAATATGAGTGAAATTGCAGTTAAAAAATCTCAAGAAATAGCAAAAACTATAACTGATGGTTTAGGTGGACGTGGGATTTTTGGAGTTGAGTTATTTGTAAAAGGTGATGATGTTTATTTTAGTGAAGTAAGTCCAAGACCACATGATACTGGAATGGTTACTATGATTACTCAAAGTGCTAGTGAGTTTGCACTTCATGTAAGAGCAGTTTTGGGTTTACCAATTGATTTTATAACTTATGGAGCAGGTGCAAGTGCTGCATATAAAGCAAGTGGCGATAGCTTCAATCCTCAAATTGATATTTTTGATTCTTCATTTACAAAAGATTCAATTATTAGAGTATTTGGAAAACCACAAAGCCATGTTGGAAGAAGAATGGCTGTTGCACTTACATTTGATAAAGATAGTAGTGATAAAGCTTTACAAAAAGCAAAAGAGATAATAGGAAATTTTAAAGATTTTTAGAAATACCAAATGAGTGAAGATATAAAGATAGTAAAATTTTCGCCAAAATACAAAGAAGATTTTAAAAAGATAAATCTTTGGTGGATTGGTGAATATTTTGAAGTAGAAGAATCAGATATAAAAGTATTGAATGAACCTGAAAAATATATTATCGATATTGGTGGAGAAATTTTTTTAGCTTTATATAAAGATGAGGTAGTTGGAACTTGTGCTTTAATAAAATCAAAAAATGAAAACTTTGATTTTGAATTAGCTAAATTGGCTGTTTTATCAAAAGTACAAGGTTTAAAATTAGGTTTATTTTTATCTCAAGCAGTTATAAATGAAGCTAAAAATAGAGGTGGTAAAACTATATTTTTAGAAACAAATAGTGTTTTAACACCTGCTGTAAGTTTGTATAAAAAATTAGGATTTGAAGAAATTCCTAATTTTAAACCAAAATACAAAAGAGTTAATTTAGTGATGCTTAAAAATCTTTAATTTATCTACAAATAAAAGGATTTTCATTGCAAATTCCATCAAGAGCTTTTTGAGCTTTTTTATAACCTTGTTTTGATGATTTTTTATACCATTTAATCGCTTCTTTTTTATTCATTTTTACGGCTTTTCCTGTTTCA comes from the Arcobacter lacus genome and includes:
- a CDS encoding pirin family protein produces the protein MLRKLPKENMGTSNLGWLESRFHFSFAEYRNPNNINFGVLRVLNDDIVHPRSGFDTHPHANMEIISYVINGEITHKDSMGNSETLKRGEVQYLSAGDGIYHSEHNLHESDDLRLLQIWIIPPKSGLPRLYGSFKFEENERENKLLNIVSSLNGDSKIKIYQDINIYVSEFDKKLEYKIEKNRQVYFVQIEGKAEINGTILENGDAMEIVDVDKLTINPIVKSHILFIEMEKK
- a CDS encoding glyceraldehyde 3-phosphate dehydrogenase NAD-binding domain-containing protein codes for the protein MSTKILLNGAGRIGKAVLKQLLENKDFEVVAINEINPYIENIVYSINYDSTYGKLEDKFKIIEDNYIQNSKSKIKITHFDSLDKIDLKNVDIIIDCSGKKEDAKLLEKLPVKAIFLTHPNKNAHINLILGANEEKLDIDLHKIISTSSCNATSLLPALKLIDDKKEIICGDIVTIHPLLNHQRVLDGNYVGSATRDVDLNFEFGRSSTQNIIPSRTTTIKACSYVLSKFNSELISSNSLRVPTDTVGAINVTLFTKQTSTKDEITKLFLDFEKNQKFPIVLNNFEPLVSSDFKKEKYTTIIDHRYLEVKNNMIKLLLWYDNEWGYASKVVEILKYYEEIKKG
- the purM gene encoding phosphoribosylformylglycinamidine cyclo-ligase, with the protein product MATVSYKDAGVDIDAGNQFVENIKPYVKSTVIPGVLGGIGSFAGAFELPSGYKKPVILSGTDGVGTKLKLAIDAKKFDTVGIDLVAMCSNDLLCNFGEPLFFLDYYATAKLDVNEATQVVKGIAEGCIRSECALVGGETAEMPGMYKEGDFDLAGFCVGIAEKDELDRISKVKAGDILIALPSSGVHSNGFSLVRKLLLEKLGMSLEDDFQGKKLKDVLLEPTRIYVKEFKANKDKINALAHITGGGITENLPRVLPENLTAVVERSKIKVLPIFEFMSKHVELEEMYRTFNMGVGMVLVVNPSNVDAILANTDGYIIGELKSGERKVEFI
- a CDS encoding spermine/spermidine synthase domain-containing protein produces the protein MKHNNAFNEMMVHIPLCTHKEALKVLVIGTINDNLKIEASKHNKISSIEFGDLAFLKSHNEKNIDVIILTDVKIDELLLANIERILKDDGLISFATKSFSEDEEQLFSDLKLVGSKFWIAMPFKFGHNTSIIASKKYHPTADLNLQRADLLDDLQYYSAEIHNASFVFPAGEYKALTGIAKR
- the coaE gene encoding dephospho-CoA kinase (Dephospho-CoA kinase (CoaE) performs the final step in coenzyme A biosynthesis.): MSNDLFKNAIALTGGISTGKSTVCNLLKLHGFLTIDADKIAHKLLDENSSKIEEMFGKEYVENGKVLRKELGKIIFSNEENKLKLEALLHPLIKEEIIKESKIYEEQNKPYFVDIPLFFEKMHYPISKSLVIYTPKELQIQRLMKRDNIDEKEAKLKISNQMDIEEKKKLADMVIDNSKDLKHLQNEVERVIGEII
- the dapF gene encoding diaminopimelate epimerase → MTYTKYSASGNDFIISHSFIEKDYKAEAIKLCNRTEGIGADGFVVLVPTNEADFKWLFYNSDGSDASMCGNATRAVTHYAYTNGLITKNQARFLTGAGIIKAIVENDIVETQLTKAKVINEEFSEDGFIWHLVDTGVPHLVTIVDDLNLYNHELCAKMRYKYNANVNFAKIENKTIKVRTYERGVEGETLACGTGMAASFLRANSLKLVNDITFVYPKSGEELTLSIKDNTIYFKGAVKKVFTVTL
- the purT gene encoding formate-dependent phosphoribosylglycinamide formyltransferase; translation: MKFTAPLKYDSIKIMLLGSGELGKEVIIEAQRLGIETIAVDSYNNAPAQLVANKSYTINMKDKNQLLDIIRREKPTYILPEVEAINIQALFDAEKEGFHVIPNADAVNKTMNRKNIREFAAEQLKLPTSKYKFVTTFEALKEAASVIGFPCVIKPVMSSSGHGQSVARSEADLEKSWEMAKEARGDASELIVEEFITFDYEITMLTVRNGKDTVFCEPIGHIQKDGDYIFSWQPMNMSEIAVKKSQEIAKTITDGLGGRGIFGVELFVKGDDVYFSEVSPRPHDTGMVTMITQSASEFALHVRAVLGLPIDFITYGAGASAAYKASGDSFNPQIDIFDSSFTKDSIIRVFGKPQSHVGRRMAVALTFDKDSSDKALQKAKEIIGNFKDF
- a CDS encoding GNAT family N-acetyltransferase is translated as MSEDIKIVKFSPKYKEDFKKINLWWIGEYFEVEESDIKVLNEPEKYIIDIGGEIFLALYKDEVVGTCALIKSKNENFDFELAKLAVLSKVQGLKLGLFLSQAVINEAKNRGGKTIFLETNSVLTPAVSLYKKLGFEEIPNFKPKYKRVNLVMLKNL